ATTACTTTTACCAAAAATTTTATTACTCTCTACAGATTATGGAATTGGGCAATCTTCGACTCGAGAAATAGATAAGTTAGGTATCAGAGTTGCGACAGAACTTTCAATGATAAGAGCTTTAAAAAAATTAAAAGAGATGCCAGCTGAATTATTAATTGATGGCCCCTTATTATTAAGGCCATGGGAAGGAATTCAGAAAAACATAGTATCTGGAGATTCAAAGTTTATCTCGATAGCTTCAGCAAGCATAATTGCTAAAGTTTCTCGCGACAATCTAATGGAGAGGTTAGAACAAAAATACTCAGGATACTTGATATTTAAAAATAAAGGTTATGGAACCAGAGAGCATTTTTCATTAATCAAAAAAAATGGAATAACTAAACTTCATAGAAAAAGTTTTTTAAAAAAAATCAAATCTTATTGAATTCAGACCAATCCAAAAAATCTTTTACTAGTTGCTGTTGAACCCTTGACTTTATACCCAAGAGAATCCCATTTAATACCGAATGACCAGTAGATTCCAAAATTTTCTTTGGTACCAGCTTCAGTAGGGGGGGTTGGCTTACAGATACCCCAAGAAGGGCCTCACCTTCTAACCCAATATCAGTTGCTTCCAAATTCGCTTTCAAAATTAGATTAAAATCATCTATCATCCCCAAGCCATCCAATTTACTTTCAAGGGCACTCATTTTTAAAATTCCATCTTTATTTTCTACCGCAATTGAGACAACAGGGTTAATATCTAATTGAAAAACCTTAAAACTTGTTACTGTATACTTATATCTACCTGCTCCTTCTGGTACTAATTTTTTGGAGTCAAGCATTGCTCCAACAACTCTTTCTTCTTCCAAAAGATATTTAGAAAGATATTCTTTATTACGTGTTACAGAAAGTTTTAGTTTCTGTTTAGCATCAAAAGACAATAACATTCTCTATATACCTCCAATGCTTATTTGATCTCTTTTTTTTTTACGATTAATCATGCGCAGACAAGTTGCATATTTAGGTCCTAAGGGAACATATGCAGAAAAAGCAGCTCATATATTATCAAAGCTTGCCAATTTTCAGACACCTATATTTGTACCATGTAATGGGTTACATTCGGTCATTAAATCAATAGCGTACAACAATTGTGATGCTGCTGTTGTCCCTATAGAAAATTCCGTAGAAGGGGGAGTTACCGCTACTCTAGATGCCCTTTGGAAATTTCCTGAAATTTTTATAAATAAAGCAATTGTTTTACCTATAAAACATGCATTAATTAGTGAAGGAGAACTTTCAAATATTTCAGAAGTATTATCTCATCCTCAAGCCTTAGCTCAATGTTCAGAATGGTTATCTGAAAATCTTCCAAATGCAATTACTCTTCCAACAAATTCAACATCAGAAGCTGTCAATATGGTTAAGGGAAGTAAATTCAGAGCTGCTATCGGTTCAAAATCATTAATTCATATCGAAGGACTTAAAGAATTAGCCTTCCCTATTAATGATGTTCCAGGTAATTGCACTAGATTTGTCTTATTGAGTAAGGAATCAAATTCTAATTTAGCTAATATTGCCAGTTTTGCTTTCTCATTAATATCAAATAAACCTGGTGCTTTGCTTAAAGCCATAAATAATATTGCAGATTTTGGATTTAATATGAGTAAGATTGAATCTAGACCTTCAAAAAGAGAATTAGGTGAATATATAATTTACATTGATTTAGAAATAAATAATCAAACTAACATTAAAAATTTTCTTGAATTAAAAAATATACTAAAGCCACTTTGCAAGAATTTTGTAGATTTTGGAAATTATATTTCTGAAAAAGTTGAACTAGATTAATTTATCCTCTACATTTATAAACACCAAACTCCATTAAACCTTTTCTAAATGCCCAATTCATTAGAAGTATTGTGGGAACTTCTCTAATCGACTTTACTAACGCAAATGGGCCAAGTGACAAAATTGAGAGGGGCTTTCGAATCCCTTCAATAATGGAGTCATACCATGAAGGGTTTGTATAAGAATTCCAATTTTCAGAAATAACTCTACCTGAACTATTTTTGTTAGTTCTCAGAATATTACCGAATTTTTTAATACTAATAAAATTAGGATGTACCCATTGTTCAAGTAATTGATTAAGAACTAACTTCTCAAAAAATGATGGGGGGTATTCTTCGAGGTCTCTTGAGTTCCAATCAGCCAATGCCAAATAACCTCCAGGTCTTAGAGTTCTCAGCATTTCATCTGCAAACCTATTTTTATCATTCATGTGTGCACCAGCCTCAACACTCCAGACCGCATCAAATGATCCATCTTCAAATGTTAAATCCAAAGCATCCATAACTTGGAAGTTGCAATTTAGACCATGAGGAGTAAGTTCTCTTGCTCGTTTAACTTGCGCCGGACTAATTGTAATGCCAGTGACATTATACCCATAATATTTTGCAAGAATCCTAGAACTTCCCCCTATTCCACAACCTACATCGAGTATTCTGGATCCCTTTGGCAATTTATCTAAACCACTCCATTTGACTAATTCATGAACAAACTGAACTTTAGCCTTTCTAAAATCAATATTTTTTTTCCCTGAGGGATAAAAACCCAAATGTATATGTTCTCCCCACAATCTCTCAAGTAATTTATCCTGTGTCCAAGCATCATATGCAGAAGCCACTGTACCTGAAGAAATATATTTTCTAGCATTAATTCTCCAGATTATGAATAGGACTAGAAAGAATAAAACTAGTAGAAAAAAAGGGGATAATAATTCAAACATTTAATTTTCTTTTGTATCAGGAAAACTTTCTTTCAAAGCTGTTCTTGCTGCAAGTTGTTTTCTTGTGTGGTCAAGCATTTCATATTCTCTTTGCAAACGGATAAAAGTATTTCTTTCTTCAAGAAGTCGTTGCTGCTCCTCTGCAACAGGACCGCCCAAATGAGCACCTATCCAAAATGATAAATCTATTGGGTTTTCAGGTAATTTATCAGGTAGATTCCTCTTAGTATTAGTCAATTTACTTGTTAAATTAATAACATCATTTAGTGCTTCTCTGACTGAATCTTTTAGAGAATCTAATTTTTGAAAGTCATCAATATTATCATCACTAATCCAACTAACCATAGCGGAACAAAATGGTGTCGAACGCATAATTTCTAAGACTTGAAATCTTTGTTGTCCGAGAGTAATAATATTACTTCTCCCATCTTCTGCAGTTTGATGTTTTATAATTTGTGCGCAACATCCCACGTTAGCCATACTTTTAGTTGCTGGATCCCATTTGATAACTCCAAACATAGAATCACTCTCAAGAACAGATTGGAGCATAATCCTATATCTCGATTCAAAAATATGCAAAGGCAATACTTCTTGAGGAAAAAGAACTACTTCTGACAAAGGAAATAAAGGTAATTCCCTTACTGAGAGTTCGCCCATTTAATCGTCATATCATTGCTTTTATATTAATCAATTTAGGGCTATTTCGGGTTTAATTAAAGTTTAACTTCTATATCTACACCACTTGGAAGATCTAGTTTCATTAAAGCATCAATAGTTTTTGCGGAAGGGCTGTAGATATCTATTATTCTTCGATGCGTTCTTGTTTCAAAATGCTCTCTAGAATCTTTATCTACATGTGGTGATCTTAGGACACAATAAATCTTCCTTTTTGTAGGTAAAGGGATTGGTCCTATTGCTGAGGCAGAAGTAGTATCAGCAGTTTGGATTATTTTATCGCAAGATAAATCCAGCATTCTTCTATCAAATGCTTTCAATCTTATTCTTATTTTTTGTTGTGCAATTGATGCGGTCATAGTTTCAAATAACTTCTAGTAAAGGGTCATTAATTAAATGACCCTTATCCATATACCTATATTAGATGATTGAGGTTAAATTTTTAAAATTCAAATATATTATTTGAGTATTTTAGAAACAACTCCAGCACCGATAGTACGTCCACCTTCACGGATTGCAAATCGCATACCTTGTTCAATCGCTACTGGACAGATTAATTCTCCAGTCATCTTGATTCTGTCTCCTGGCATAACCATTTCAACATTAGAACCATCATCAGAAGTAAACGCGGTTATTTGACCTGTAACATCAGTTGTTCTGATATAAAACTGAGGTCTATATCCTGCGAAGAAAGGAGTATGTCTTCCGCCCTCTTCTTTTTTAAGAACATAAACTTCTCCTTCGAACTGGGTATGAGGGGTAATAGATCCTTTCTTAACAAGTACCATTCCTCTCTCAATATCTTCTTTTTGGACACCACGTAAAAGTAAACCTACATTATCGCCAGCCATACCTTCATCAAGAAGTTTACGGAACATTTCAACTCCAGTAACAGTTGTTATTCTTGTGTCTCTTATTCCAACTATTTCTACTTCTTCTCCAACCTTAACTTTACCTCTCTCAATTCTTCCAGTAGCAACAGTTCCTCTACCAGTAATCGAGAAAACGTCTTCAACTGCCATCAAGAATGGTTTGTCAACTTCTCTTTCAGGCTCTGGAATGCTAGCATCAACTGCTTTCATTAATTCTTCAATCTTTGATTCCCAAGTTGAATCTCCTTCAAGAGCTTTTAAACCAGAAACTTGAACTATGGGAATATCATCTCCAGGGAAGTCATAACTATCTAATAGTTCCCTAATTTCCATTTCAACAAGTTCAATAATTTCTTCATCATCGACCATATCGCACTTATTAAGAGCAACTACAAGAGCTGGAACTCCAACCTGTTTAGCTAGAAGAATATGCTCTTTAGTTTGTGCCATTGGGCCATCTGTAGCTGCACAAACTAGAATAGCTCCGTCCATCTGGGCGGCCCCTGT
Above is a window of Prochlorococcus marinus XMU1406 DNA encoding:
- a CDS encoding LON peptidase substrate-binding domain-containing protein — its product is MGELSVRELPLFPLSEVVLFPQEVLPLHIFESRYRIMLQSVLESDSMFGVIKWDPATKSMANVGCCAQIIKHQTAEDGRSNIITLGQQRFQVLEIMRSTPFCSAMVSWISDDNIDDFQKLDSLKDSVREALNDVINLTSKLTNTKRNLPDKLPENPIDLSFWIGAHLGGPVAEEQQRLLEERNTFIRLQREYEMLDHTRKQLAARTALKESFPDTKEN
- the pheA gene encoding prephenate dehydratase; this translates as MRRQVAYLGPKGTYAEKAAHILSKLANFQTPIFVPCNGLHSVIKSIAYNNCDAAVVPIENSVEGGVTATLDALWKFPEIFINKAIVLPIKHALISEGELSNISEVLSHPQALAQCSEWLSENLPNAITLPTNSTSEAVNMVKGSKFRAAIGSKSLIHIEGLKELAFPINDVPGNCTRFVLLSKESNSNLANIASFAFSLISNKPGALLKAINNIADFGFNMSKIESRPSKRELGEYIIYIDLEINNQTNIKNFLELKNILKPLCKNFVDFGNYISEKVELD
- a CDS encoding methyltransferase domain-containing protein, yielding MFELLSPFFLLVLFFLVLFIIWRINARKYISSGTVASAYDAWTQDKLLERLWGEHIHLGFYPSGKKNIDFRKAKVQFVHELVKWSGLDKLPKGSRILDVGCGIGGSSRILAKYYGYNVTGITISPAQVKRARELTPHGLNCNFQVMDALDLTFEDGSFDAVWSVEAGAHMNDKNRFADEMLRTLRPGGYLALADWNSRDLEEYPPSFFEKLVLNQLLEQWVHPNFISIKKFGNILRTNKNSSGRVISENWNSYTNPSWYDSIIEGIRKPLSILSLGPFALVKSIREVPTILLMNWAFRKGLMEFGVYKCRG
- the rpsJ gene encoding 30S ribosomal protein S10, whose product is MTASIAQQKIRIRLKAFDRRMLDLSCDKIIQTADTTSASAIGPIPLPTKRKIYCVLRSPHVDKDSREHFETRTHRRIIDIYSPSAKTIDALMKLDLPSGVDIEVKL
- a CDS encoding ribonuclease HII, with the translated sequence MQEKREEDLQQALNKVFEVGIDEVGRGAIFGPVFSAVIVLTEKNKNILKQFGVTDSKKLTPKKRKLLLPKILLLSTDYGIGQSSTREIDKLGIRVATELSMIRALKKLKEMPAELLIDGPLLLRPWEGIQKNIVSGDSKFISIASASIIAKVSRDNLMERLEQKYSGYLIFKNKGYGTREHFSLIKKNGITKLHRKSFLKKIKSY
- a CDS encoding DUF1997 domain-containing protein; translated protein: MLLSFDAKQKLKLSVTRNKEYLSKYLLEEERVVGAMLDSKKLVPEGAGRYKYTVTSFKVFQLDINPVVSIAVENKDGILKMSALESKLDGLGMIDDFNLILKANLEATDIGLEGEALLGVSVSQPPLLKLVPKKILESTGHSVLNGILLGIKSRVQQQLVKDFLDWSEFNKI
- the tuf gene encoding elongation factor Tu, which codes for MAREKFERNKPHVNIGTIGHVDHGKTTLTAAITNVLAKKGQAQAQDYGDIDGAPEERERGITINTAHVEYETEGRHYAHVDCPGHADYVKNMITGAAQMDGAILVCAATDGPMAQTKEHILLAKQVGVPALVVALNKCDMVDDEEIIELVEMEIRELLDSYDFPGDDIPIVQVSGLKALEGDSTWESKIEELMKAVDASIPEPEREVDKPFLMAVEDVFSITGRGTVATGRIERGKVKVGEEVEIVGIRDTRITTVTGVEMFRKLLDEGMAGDNVGLLLRGVQKEDIERGMVLVKKGSITPHTQFEGEVYVLKKEEGGRHTPFFAGYRPQFYIRTTDVTGQITAFTSDDGSNVEMVMPGDRIKMTGELICPVAIEQGMRFAIREGGRTIGAGVVSKILK